From Blastochloris viridis, one genomic window encodes:
- the rfbC gene encoding dTDP-4-dehydrorhamnose 3,5-epimerase has product MKFLPTPLNGAYTIELEKRGDDRGFFARFFCEKEFAQAGLETRFVQINTSLSGKKGTLRGMHYQLPPAAEVKVVRCLRGALYDVIVDLRAGSPSFGKWFGAELSAENRTMMYVPRGFAHGFVTLTDDVEALYLVSAFYAPEAERGARWNDPAIGIEWPVEPAELSDKDRNWPDLDPQFHGFELMRGA; this is encoded by the coding sequence ATGAAGTTTTTGCCGACACCCCTGAACGGCGCCTACACCATCGAGCTGGAGAAGCGCGGCGACGACCGCGGCTTCTTCGCCCGCTTCTTCTGCGAAAAGGAGTTCGCGCAGGCCGGGCTCGAGACTCGCTTCGTGCAGATCAACACCTCGCTGTCGGGCAAGAAGGGCACGCTGCGCGGCATGCACTACCAGCTGCCACCGGCGGCGGAGGTGAAGGTGGTGCGCTGCCTGCGCGGCGCGCTCTATGACGTGATCGTCGACCTCAGGGCCGGCTCGCCGAGCTTCGGCAAATGGTTTGGCGCCGAGCTGAGCGCCGAGAACCGCACCATGATGTACGTGCCGCGCGGCTTCGCCCACGGCTTCGTCACCCTCACCGACGACGTCGAGGCGCTCTATCTGGTTTCCGCGTTCTATGCGCCGGAGGCTGAGCGCGGCGCGCGCTGGAACGACCCCGCCATCGGCATCGAATGGCCGGTCGAGCCGGCCGAGCTGTCCGACAAGGACCGCAATTGGCCCGATCTCGACCCGCAGTTCCATGGCTTCGAGCTGATGCGGGGGGCGTGA
- a CDS encoding NAD-dependent epimerase/dehydratase family protein: protein MRVLITGNMGYVGPVLARFLKANDASVEIIGFDAGFFGHSLTGAESLPETVLARQYFGDVREFPEELLAGVDGVVHLAAVSNDPMGKEFEEVTAAINRDASVRIAKLAAKAGVKNFVFASSCSMYGAADGGPRKETDPTNPLTAYARSKIGTEEDLRGADLGGMVFTSLRFATACGMSDRLRLDLVLNDFVACAVTSGEITVLSDGTPWRPLIDVEDMARAISWAVRRPAGNGGAWLAVNAGRSENNYQVRDLAESVARHVPGTKVSINTDAPPDKRSYQVDFSLFKSLAPNNLPQVSLDQSIQRLLAGFARMTFADSDFRNSPYMRLNTLRRHMAAGRLASDLRWTVT from the coding sequence ATGCGTGTACTGATCACCGGCAACATGGGCTATGTCGGCCCCGTGCTCGCCCGGTTCCTCAAGGCAAACGACGCCAGCGTCGAAATCATCGGGTTCGATGCCGGCTTCTTCGGCCATTCCCTCACCGGCGCGGAGTCGCTGCCGGAGACGGTGCTGGCCCGGCAGTATTTCGGCGACGTGCGCGAATTTCCCGAAGAGTTGCTGGCCGGCGTCGACGGCGTGGTTCACCTCGCCGCGGTGTCGAACGATCCGATGGGCAAGGAATTCGAGGAGGTCACCGCCGCAATCAACCGCGATGCCAGCGTGCGCATCGCCAAGCTGGCGGCCAAGGCCGGGGTGAAGAACTTCGTGTTCGCCTCGTCGTGCTCGATGTACGGGGCGGCGGACGGCGGGCCGCGCAAGGAAACCGACCCCACCAATCCGCTCACCGCCTATGCCCGCTCCAAGATCGGCACCGAGGAGGACCTTCGCGGAGCCGATCTCGGCGGCATGGTGTTCACCAGCCTGCGCTTCGCCACCGCCTGCGGCATGTCCGACCGGCTGCGGCTCGACCTGGTGCTCAACGATTTCGTCGCCTGCGCGGTGACGTCGGGCGAGATCACGGTGCTGAGCGACGGCACGCCGTGGCGACCGCTGATCGACGTCGAGGACATGGCGCGGGCGATTTCCTGGGCGGTCCGCCGCCCGGCCGGCAATGGCGGGGCGTGGCTCGCCGTCAATGCCGGCCGCAGCGAGAACAATTACCAGGTGCGCGACCTCGCCGAGTCGGTGGCGCGCCACGTGCCCGGGACCAAGGTGTCGATCAACACCGATGCGCCGCCGGACAAGCGCTCCTATCAGGTCGACTTCTCGCTGTTCAAATCGCTGGCGCCGAACAACCTGCCGCAGGTGTCGCTCGACCAGTCGATCCAACGGCTGCTCGCCGGGTTCGCGCGCATGACGTTCGCCGACTCCGATTTCCGCAACTCCCCCTACATGCGCCTCAATACGCTGCGAAGGCACATGGCGGCCGGCAGGCTTGCCAGCGATCTGCGCTGGACGGTGACGTGA
- a CDS encoding DUF4212 domain-containing protein, whose translation MSNPHEATHWPRTVRLMWTMLGLWAFFSFFIHFFVTSLNKIVIFGFPLGFYMAAQGSLIAFVVMLFWFASAQDKIDRECGVAEDD comes from the coding sequence ATGTCCAATCCTCACGAGGCCACCCACTGGCCGCGCACGGTCCGCCTGATGTGGACCATGCTCGGACTGTGGGCCTTCTTCTCGTTCTTCATCCACTTCTTCGTCACGTCGTTGAACAAGATCGTGATCTTCGGTTTCCCGCTCGGCTTCTACATGGCTGCGCAGGGGTCGCTGATCGCCTTCGTCGTCATGCTGTTCTGGTTTGCGTCAGCCCAGGACAAGATCGACCGCGAATGCGGCGTCGCTGAAGACGATTGA
- a CDS encoding NAD-dependent epimerase/dehydratase family protein has protein sequence MRVLLTGASSFTGYWFARLLTEAGHQVVAPLRNTVAAYAEGVRGERVRRLAGFAEIVEDCAFGSPRFIDLARRGFEVLCHHAAQVGDYRSPDFDIAAALAANTLNLRAVLAEGAFKGVVLTGSVFENGEGAGNAPLVAFSPYGLSKALTAQVVEHRCREAGVGYGKFVIPNPFGPLEEPRFCAYLVRTWRAGEVAKVNTPAYIRDNIHVRLLALAYVRYAEEVAAGRAGAKLNPSGYVEAQGVFAERFAREMRGRLGLACGLDLARQTEFAEPVMRINTDPAALYVSGWDERAAWDEVAEGYRA, from the coding sequence ATGCGGGTTCTGCTCACCGGCGCCAGTTCCTTCACCGGATACTGGTTCGCTCGCCTGCTGACGGAGGCGGGCCACCAGGTCGTCGCGCCGCTGCGCAACACGGTGGCGGCGTACGCCGAGGGCGTGCGCGGCGAGCGGGTGCGCCGGCTTGCCGGCTTTGCCGAGATCGTCGAGGATTGCGCGTTCGGCTCGCCCCGCTTCATCGATCTGGCGCGGCGCGGCTTCGAGGTGCTCTGCCATCACGCCGCGCAGGTCGGCGATTATCGCAGCCCGGATTTCGACATCGCCGCGGCGCTCGCCGCCAACACGCTGAACCTGCGGGCGGTGCTGGCGGAGGGCGCGTTCAAGGGCGTGGTGCTCACCGGCAGCGTGTTCGAGAACGGCGAGGGCGCCGGCAACGCGCCGCTGGTGGCGTTCTCGCCCTACGGCCTGTCGAAGGCGCTCACCGCGCAGGTGGTGGAGCATCGCTGCCGCGAGGCCGGGGTCGGCTACGGCAAGTTCGTCATTCCGAACCCGTTCGGGCCGCTGGAGGAGCCGCGCTTCTGCGCCTATCTGGTGCGCACCTGGAGGGCGGGCGAGGTCGCCAAGGTCAACACCCCGGCCTATATCCGCGATAACATCCACGTTCGGCTGCTGGCGCTGGCCTATGTGCGCTACGCCGAGGAGGTGGCGGCCGGCCGGGCCGGCGCCAAGCTCAATCCGTCCGGCTATGTCGAGGCACAGGGCGTGTTCGCCGAGCGCTTCGCCCGCGAGATGCGCGGCCGCCTCGGCCTTGCCTGCGGGCTCGACCTCGCGCGCCAGACCGAGTTTGCCGAGCCGGTGATGCGAATCAACACCGACCCGGCGGCGCTGTACGTCTCGGGCTGGGACGAGCGCGCGGCGTGGGACGAGGTGGCGGAGGGATACCGGGCATGA
- the rfbF gene encoding glucose-1-phosphate cytidylyltransferase — protein sequence MKAVLLAGGLGTRLAEETNVRPKPMVEIGGKPILWHIMKTYTAHGITDFVICLGYKGYIIKEYFRNYFLHTSNVTFDIRNNKMEVHHAESEPWRVTLVETGEATQIGGRIKRILPYIGDDDAFCLTYGDGLGDVDIAASIAYHRKEGRLATVTAVQPPGRFGALKLDGSRVTGFQEKPLGDGGWINGGFFVLSPKVGEYIEGDLTVWEREPMERLADEGQLSAWFHHGFWQPMDTLRDRSYLEGLWTSGKAPWKNW from the coding sequence ATGAAAGCAGTCCTTTTGGCCGGTGGCCTGGGAACCAGGCTTGCGGAGGAAACCAACGTCAGGCCAAAGCCCATGGTTGAAATCGGCGGAAAGCCGATTTTGTGGCATATTATGAAGACGTACACCGCTCACGGCATCACAGACTTCGTGATCTGCCTCGGCTACAAGGGTTATATAATCAAAGAGTATTTTCGGAATTATTTCCTGCACACATCGAATGTCACCTTTGATATTCGTAACAACAAGATGGAAGTTCATCACGCCGAGAGCGAGCCCTGGCGGGTGACGCTGGTCGAAACCGGCGAGGCCACCCAGATCGGCGGCCGCATCAAGCGAATCCTGCCTTATATCGGCGATGACGACGCGTTCTGCCTGACTTATGGCGACGGCCTCGGCGACGTCGATATCGCTGCTTCCATTGCGTACCATCGCAAGGAGGGCCGCCTCGCCACCGTCACCGCGGTGCAGCCGCCCGGCCGGTTCGGTGCGCTCAAGCTCGACGGCAGCCGGGTGACCGGGTTCCAGGAGAAGCCGCTGGGCGATGGCGGCTGGATCAACGGCGGCTTCTTCGTGCTGTCACCCAAGGTCGGCGAGTATATCGAAGGCGATTTGACCGTTTGGGAGCGCGAGCCGATGGAGCGTCTCGCCGACGAGGGACAGCTTTCGGCGTGGTTTCATCATGGCTTCTGGCAGCCGATGGACACGTTGCGCGATCGCAGTTACCTCGAAGGGTTGTGGACGTCCGGCAAGGCGCCCTGGAAGAACTGGTAA
- a CDS encoding RluA family pseudouridine synthase gives MSETTPRPTETERIELTIADTDAGSRLDRLLADRLPAFSRSRLKALILAEAVTVDGRLVVDPSVRVNSGGRVVVAVPPPTDPVPAPETIPLDIVFEDAALIVLNKPAGLVVHPAAGNATGTLVNALIAHCGASLSGIGGVARPGIVHRLDKDTSGLLVVAKTDRAHRRLAAQFADHGRSGGFTRAYLAFVWGCPALPSGSVDAPLDRDPRNREKIAVRPNGRWAVTHWRLIESYAGTDGRPVASLLECRLETGRTHQIRVHMAHIGHPLLGDATYGAGFRTKAGLLPPEARTCLESLRRQALHATCLGFAHPSSGEFIEFTAELPQDLAGLRRALAKTDESVI, from the coding sequence ATGAGCGAGACGACGCCCCGGCCGACCGAAACGGAGCGGATCGAACTGACGATCGCCGATACCGATGCCGGCAGCCGGCTCGACCGCCTGCTCGCCGACCGCCTGCCCGCCTTCAGCCGCTCGCGGCTCAAGGCGCTGATCCTGGCCGAAGCCGTGACGGTCGACGGCCGATTGGTAGTGGACCCCAGCGTCAGGGTCAATTCAGGCGGGCGGGTGGTGGTGGCGGTGCCGCCGCCGACCGACCCCGTTCCGGCGCCGGAGACCATCCCGCTCGACATCGTGTTCGAGGACGCCGCCCTCATCGTGCTCAACAAGCCGGCCGGGCTGGTGGTCCACCCCGCCGCCGGCAACGCCACCGGCACCCTGGTCAACGCCCTGATCGCCCATTGCGGCGCCAGCCTGTCCGGCATCGGCGGGGTGGCGCGGCCGGGCATCGTCCACCGCCTCGACAAGGACACCTCGGGCCTGTTGGTGGTGGCCAAGACCGACCGTGCCCACCGCCGGCTCGCCGCCCAGTTCGCCGACCACGGCCGCAGCGGCGGCTTCACCCGCGCCTACCTCGCCTTCGTGTGGGGCTGCCCGGCGCTGCCCTCCGGCAGCGTCGACGCTCCGCTCGACCGCGACCCGAGGAACCGCGAGAAGATCGCGGTCCGCCCCAACGGGCGCTGGGCAGTGACGCACTGGCGGCTGATCGAAAGCTATGCCGGCACCGACGGCCGACCAGTGGCGAGCTTGTTGGAGTGCCGGCTGGAAACCGGACGCACCCATCAGATTCGTGTCCATATGGCACACATCGGCCACCCGCTGCTGGGCGATGCGACGTACGGCGCCGGCTTTCGCACCAAGGCGGGACTGCTGCCGCCGGAGGCGCGCACATGTCTAGAAAGCCTGCGCCGCCAAGCGCTCCACGCCACCTGCTTGGGCTTTGCTCACCCGAGCAGCGGTGAATTTATCGAATTTACGGCGGAACTCCCGCAAGACCTCGCCGGTTTGCGTCGGGCATTGGCGAAAACTGACGAAAGCGTAATTTGA
- a CDS encoding sodium:solute symporter family protein has translation MATQAQGGGTSDFTANLGKIYAFYTGGFLTFVVILAILEQAGVPNAVIGYLFVALTIGVYAFIGIMSRTMQVSEYYVAGRRVPALYNGMATGADWMSAASFIGMAGTLYLLGYDGLGFVLGWTGGYVLVAILVGPYLRKFGCYTVPDFFAFRFGGNVARFLAIIVLLSCSFTYVVAQIVGTGLIGARLLNMDFTVAVYVGLAGILVCSMLGGMRAVTWTQVAQYIVLIIAYLLPVVILSAQKFGLPLPQFTYGQVLQAITAREQEMVQQGLAVAGQIKPYIQPFTTYDPLNYFGLILCLMVGTASLPHVLMRYFTTPSVREARLSVAWSLLFIFMLYFTAPAYAAFAKLEVYQEVIGRAITDLPQWIYSYGKVGLINVCGAQATDAAAVVAACQKIAGHAGILRFGDFAIQADAIVISTPEIAGLPYVVSGLVAAGGLAAALSTADGLLLAIANALSHDVYYKMIDKNAPTARRLTIARVLLVGVAVLAAYTASFRPADIVAMVAWAFSLAAAGIFPALVMGIWWKRTSSVAALAGMTVGFGLCLYYLVGTRYYAGSFYETWSVLSSATDAQAARYAELKAAWLAAPDSAAAWKAYDTFAQGIANWFGVKNISAGLFSLPLGFFIIWSVSLMTPGPTAEMRAFIDEIRRPRGRAIFQEKTS, from the coding sequence ATGGCGACGCAAGCTCAAGGCGGCGGCACCTCCGACTTCACCGCCAATCTCGGCAAGATCTACGCCTTCTATACCGGCGGCTTTCTCACCTTCGTGGTGATTCTCGCCATCCTCGAACAGGCCGGCGTGCCGAACGCCGTGATTGGCTATCTGTTCGTGGCGCTGACCATCGGCGTCTACGCCTTCATCGGCATCATGTCTCGCACCATGCAGGTGTCGGAATATTATGTTGCCGGGCGGCGGGTGCCGGCGCTTTACAACGGCATGGCCACCGGCGCCGACTGGATGAGCGCGGCCTCCTTCATCGGCATGGCCGGCACGCTCTATCTGCTCGGCTATGACGGGCTCGGCTTCGTGCTGGGCTGGACCGGCGGCTATGTGCTGGTGGCGATTCTGGTCGGGCCTTACCTGCGCAAGTTCGGCTGCTACACCGTGCCGGACTTCTTCGCCTTTCGGTTCGGCGGCAACGTGGCCCGGTTCCTGGCCATTATCGTGCTGCTGTCGTGCTCCTTCACCTATGTGGTGGCGCAGATCGTCGGTACCGGCCTGATCGGCGCGCGCCTGCTCAACATGGACTTCACCGTCGCGGTCTATGTCGGCCTCGCCGGCATCTTGGTGTGCTCGATGCTCGGCGGCATGCGCGCGGTGACCTGGACCCAGGTTGCGCAGTACATCGTGCTGATCATCGCCTACCTGCTGCCGGTGGTGATTCTGTCGGCGCAGAAGTTCGGCCTGCCGCTGCCGCAATTCACCTACGGCCAGGTGCTGCAGGCGATCACCGCGCGCGAGCAGGAGATGGTGCAGCAGGGGCTGGCGGTGGCCGGCCAGATCAAGCCGTACATCCAGCCCTTCACCACCTACGATCCGCTCAACTATTTCGGGCTGATCTTGTGCCTGATGGTCGGCACCGCCTCGCTGCCGCACGTGTTGATGCGATACTTCACCACGCCGTCAGTGCGCGAAGCGCGGCTGTCGGTGGCGTGGTCGCTGCTGTTCATCTTCATGCTGTATTTCACGGCGCCGGCCTACGCCGCGTTCGCCAAGCTCGAAGTTTATCAGGAGGTGATCGGGCGGGCGATTACTGACCTGCCGCAGTGGATTTACTCCTACGGCAAGGTTGGCTTGATCAATGTCTGCGGTGCGCAGGCCACCGACGCCGCCGCGGTGGTGGCGGCGTGCCAGAAGATCGCCGGCCACGCCGGTATCCTCCGGTTCGGCGATTTCGCCATCCAGGCCGATGCCATCGTCATCTCGACGCCGGAAATCGCCGGCCTGCCTTACGTTGTCTCCGGCCTGGTCGCGGCCGGCGGCCTTGCTGCGGCGCTGTCGACCGCCGACGGCCTGTTGCTCGCCATCGCCAACGCGCTGTCGCACGACGTCTATTACAAGATGATCGACAAGAATGCGCCGACCGCCCGCCGCCTGACCATCGCCCGCGTGCTGTTGGTTGGTGTCGCGGTGCTGGCGGCCTACACCGCCTCGTTCCGCCCAGCCGACATCGTGGCGATGGTGGCGTGGGCGTTCTCGCTGGCCGCGGCCGGCATCTTCCCGGCCTTGGTGATGGGCATCTGGTGGAAGCGGACCTCGAGCGTGGCGGCACTGGCCGGCATGACGGTCGGCTTCGGCCTGTGCCTCTATTATCTGGTCGGCACCCGCTACTATGCCGGCTCATTCTACGAGACCTGGAGCGTCCTGTCGTCGGCCACCGACGCCCAGGCGGCGCGCTACGCCGAACTGAAGGCGGCCTGGCTGGCCGCGCCCGACAGCGCGGCGGCGTGGAAGGCCTACGACACCTTCGCGCAGGGCATCGCCAATTGGTTCGGGGTGAAGAACATCTCGGCGGGGCTGTTCAGCCTGCCGCTCGGCTTCTTCATCATCTGGTCGGTGTCGCTGATGACGCCGGGGCCGACGGCGGAAATGCGGGCGTTCATCGACGAAATCCGGCGGCCGCGCGGCCGGGCGATCTTCCAGGAGAAGACAAGCTGA
- the rpoH gene encoding RNA polymerase sigma factor RpoH encodes MAQIPSLTAEGGLSRYLDEIRRFPMLEPQEEYMLAKSWREHGDTDAAHKLVTSHLRLVAKIAMGYRGYGLPISEVVSEGNVGLMQAVKRFEPDKGFRLATYAMWWIKAAIQEYILRSWSLVKMGTTAAQKKLFFNLRKAKGRISAIEDGDLRPDQVKLIAKRLGVEEREVVEMNRRLAGDASLNAPLRDDGEGGSEWQDWLVDESANQETVLVESEEFDSRRAALKGAMDVLNPRERRIFEARRLAENPITLEELAEEFGVSRERVRQIEVRAFEKVQEAVLARVRALEQPRTLAPTA; translated from the coding sequence ATGGCCCAGATACCATCTCTCACTGCCGAAGGCGGCCTGTCGCGCTATCTCGACGAAATCCGCCGCTTCCCGATGTTGGAGCCGCAGGAAGAGTACATGCTCGCCAAATCCTGGCGCGAGCATGGTGACACCGACGCCGCCCACAAGCTTGTCACCAGCCACCTGCGATTGGTGGCCAAGATCGCCATGGGATATCGCGGCTATGGCCTGCCGATCTCCGAAGTGGTGTCCGAGGGCAACGTCGGACTGATGCAGGCGGTCAAACGCTTCGAGCCCGACAAGGGCTTTCGTCTTGCCACCTACGCAATGTGGTGGATCAAGGCGGCGATTCAAGAATACATCCTGCGTTCGTGGTCGTTGGTGAAAATGGGCACCACCGCGGCGCAGAAGAAGCTGTTCTTCAACCTGCGCAAGGCCAAGGGACGCATCTCGGCGATCGAGGACGGCGACCTCAGGCCCGACCAGGTCAAGCTGATCGCCAAGCGCCTCGGCGTCGAGGAGCGCGAGGTGGTCGAGATGAACCGCCGCCTCGCCGGCGACGCCTCGCTCAACGCGCCGCTGCGCGACGATGGCGAGGGCGGCTCCGAATGGCAGGACTGGCTGGTCGACGAAAGCGCCAACCAGGAAACCGTGCTGGTCGAGAGCGAGGAGTTCGACTCCCGCCGCGCCGCGCTGAAAGGCGCGATGGACGTGCTGAACCCGCGCGAGCGCCGCATCTTCGAGGCGCGCCGCCTGGCCGAGAACCCGATCACGCTCGAGGAGCTGGCCGAGGAGTTCGGCGTCAGCCGCGAGCGCGTCCGCCAGATCGAGGTCCGCGCGTTTGAGAAGGTGCAGGAAGCGGTGCTGGCGCGGGTGCGCGCGCTGGAACAGCCGCGCACGCTGGCGCCGACCGCCTGA
- a CDS encoding cytidylyltransferase domain-containing protein — MTTVAFMPAKGTSARIENKNLRILDGELLFKRKLRQLLDCPGIDLVCLDTESDDLAALASELPVRRLKRPVSLATNAADGHDMFAWECAQVEADIYIQSLCTAPFVTAATVSRALSALKQSPEHDSLVAVSRAKQYLWRDGEPVYGRGRIPNSVDLPEAVVEAMSLYIVRGEVARAGKRFGTNPLLFALDPTEQIDVNWPEDLVLAETVAAGERARENLALTALAPYLTSSLLSDITRELGLAQALPREISGAGRFFGRAKTLQLDAVGEGDSWHGIYDALKSYDFVRPGDVITVENKVRDHAYFGELNAQIAMRSGAVGAVIDGVTRDVEAVRRLGFAVFARGNHCLDIKFKGVLRAMNLPIAIGGVAICNGDYIFADADGVVVIPREKWPEVRAAALRGIEKEWRVGMSVALGRPAMEIFETVGEF; from the coding sequence ATGACCACGGTCGCCTTCATGCCCGCCAAGGGAACCAGTGCGCGGATCGAGAACAAGAATCTCCGCATCCTCGACGGCGAGTTGCTGTTCAAGCGCAAGCTGCGGCAACTGCTCGACTGTCCGGGCATCGACCTTGTCTGCCTCGACACCGAGAGCGACGATCTCGCCGCGCTGGCGAGCGAGTTGCCGGTCCGGCGGCTGAAGCGCCCGGTGTCGTTGGCGACCAACGCCGCTGATGGCCACGACATGTTCGCCTGGGAATGCGCGCAGGTCGAGGCGGACATCTACATTCAGTCGTTGTGCACCGCGCCGTTCGTGACCGCGGCGACGGTGTCGCGAGCGCTGTCGGCGCTGAAGCAATCGCCCGAGCACGATTCGCTGGTGGCGGTGTCGCGGGCGAAGCAGTATCTTTGGCGCGACGGCGAACCGGTTTACGGGCGCGGACGCATTCCGAACAGCGTCGACTTGCCCGAGGCCGTCGTCGAGGCGATGTCGCTTTACATCGTGCGGGGCGAGGTGGCGCGCGCCGGCAAGCGGTTCGGAACGAACCCGCTCTTGTTTGCGCTGGATCCGACCGAGCAGATCGACGTCAACTGGCCGGAAGACCTGGTGCTGGCGGAGACCGTCGCCGCCGGCGAGCGGGCGCGCGAGAACCTCGCGCTGACGGCGCTGGCGCCCTATCTCACCTCGTCGCTTCTCTCCGACATCACCCGCGAACTCGGCCTTGCCCAGGCGCTGCCGCGCGAGATCTCCGGGGCGGGCCGCTTTTTCGGCCGCGCCAAGACGCTGCAACTCGACGCGGTGGGCGAAGGCGATTCCTGGCACGGCATCTATGACGCGCTGAAATCCTACGATTTCGTGCGGCCGGGCGACGTCATCACCGTCGAGAACAAGGTGCGCGACCACGCCTATTTCGGCGAACTCAACGCGCAGATCGCCATGCGCTCTGGCGCGGTCGGTGCGGTGATCGACGGTGTCACCCGCGACGTGGAGGCGGTGCGCCGGCTCGGGTTCGCGGTGTTCGCCAGGGGCAACCATTGCCTCGACATCAAGTTCAAGGGCGTGCTGCGCGCGATGAACCTGCCGATTGCCATAGGTGGCGTGGCCATCTGCAACGGCGACTACATTTTCGCCGACGCCGACGGCGTCGTCGTCATTCCCCGCGAGAAGTGGCCGGAGGTCCGGGCGGCGGCGCTGCGCGGCATCGAAAAGGAATGGCGGGTCGGGATGTCGGTCGCGCTGGGACGGCCGGCGATGGAGATTTTCGAGACGGTGGGGGAGTTTTGA